From Apium graveolens cultivar Ventura chromosome 9, ASM990537v1, whole genome shotgun sequence, the proteins below share one genomic window:
- the LOC141683917 gene encoding uncharacterized protein LOC141683917, producing MANFMEILLSLAFMLSFISTAVTAEDYGMFFRKSSPPPPKYRRPPYYKTPPPRYIYKSPPPPPSPYIYKPPPPFYVYKSPPPPSSPPLHVYSSPPPPAASPPPPFMYSSPPPPTSTLCPPPLSSSPPSISSPPPPTFSPPPPTYPSHPPLSASPPPPPTFSPPPPLSSPPPPSSPPPPLSSPPPPIPSPPPPIFSPPPHTPTYPSPPPPFASPPPPPTFSPPHPLSSPPPPSSSLPPPLSSPPPPIASPPPPTFAPPPPPTYPSPPPPFASPPPPIFSPPPPPTYQSPPPPFASPPPPPTFSSPPPPTFSPPPPLSSPPPPSSSPPPPPISSPPPPTYPSPPPPFASPSPHVQSPPPSPTFSPPHPPTSPPTPFSPPPPLSSAPPPLSSAPPPPLSSPSPPIFSPPPPTYPSPPLPFASPPPPPTFSPPPPPTFSPPPPLSSPPPPSSSPPPPQLSHPPPISSPPPPTYPSPPPPFASPSPHVQSPPPSPTFSPPHPPTSPPPPFSPPPPLSSAPPPPLSSPSPPIFSPPPPTYPSPPLPFASPPPPPTFSPPPPPTYSSPPPPFASQSPPIQSPPPPPTFSPPPPLSSPPPPSSPPPPLSSPPPPTFSPPPPIYPSSPPPFASPPPPTQSPPTPPTFSPPPPLPSTPAPSLISPPPPLPSPPPPTLSSPSPSPPPPLTFPSPPRYPWPPAPYYYNSQPPPSSLLSPPHYLSPLMSYYYKSPPPPPPSPPPPTPPSHTPPPTSYY from the coding sequence ATGGCAAACTTCATGGAAATTTTACTAAGTTTGGCCTTCATGTTAAGTTTTATATCCACTGCTGTAACAGCAGAAGATTATGGAATGTTTTTCCGGAAATCGTCACCCCCTCCACCCAAATACCGGAGACCTCCTTATTACAAAACACCTCCACCACGATATATCTACAAATCACCTCCGCCACCTCCATCTCCATATATTTACAAACCACCACCACCATTCTATGTTTATAAGTCTCCGCCTCCACCATCTTCACCACCTCTACATGTATACAGCTCACCCCCACCACCAGCTGCATCACCACCTCCTCCTTTCATGTATAGTTCTCCACCACCACCAACTTCTACATTGTGTCCTCCACCACTATCATCTTCACCACCTTCAATATCATCACCACCCCCTCCAACATTTTCACCACCGCCTCCTACATATCCATCTCACCCACCTCTGTCTGCATCACCGCCACCTCCTCCGACATTTTCACCGCCACCCCCCCTATCATCACCGCCTCCTCCATCTTCCCCACCTCCACCACTATCATCTCCCCCACCTCCAATCCCATCACCACCGCCTCCAATATTTTCACCACCTCCTCATACTCCTACATATCCATCTCCCCCACCTCCGTTCGCATCACCGCCACCTCCTCCAACATTTTCACCGCCACACCCACTGTCATCACCGCCTCCTCCATCTTCTTCCCTACCTCCTCCACTATCATCTCCCCCACCTCCAATCGCATCACCACCTCCTCCAACATTTGCACCACCACCTCCTCCTACATATCCATCTCCCCCACCTCCGTTCGCATCACCACCTCCGCCAATATTTTCACCTCCACCTCCTCCTACATATCAATCTCCCCCACCTCCGTTCGCATCACCACCGCCACCTCCAACCTTTTCGTCACCACCCCCTCCAACATTTTCACCACCACCACCGTTGTCATCGCCCCCTCCTCCATCTTCTTCCCCACCTCCACCTCCAATATCATCACCACCGCCTCCAACATATCCATCTCCCCCACCTCCGTTCGCATCACCATCACCCCATGTACAATCACCACCGCCCTCTCCAACATTTTCACCACCACATCCTCCTACATCACCGCCTACTCCATTTTCTCCCCCACCACCACTATCATCTGCCCCACCTCCACTATCATCTGCCCCACCTCCACCACTATCATCTCCATCCCCTCCAATATTTTCACCACCGCCTCCAACATATCCATCTCCCCCACTTCCATTCGCATCACCACCACCTCCTCCAACATTTTCACCGCCGCCCCCTCCAACATTTTCACCACCACCACCGTTGTCATCGCCCCCTCCTCCATCTTCTTCCCCACCTCCACCACAATTATCTCATCCACCTCCAATATCATCACCACCGCCTCCAACATATCCATCTCCCCCACCTCCGTTCGCATCACCATCACCCCATGTACAATCACCACCGCCCTCTCCAACATTTTCACCACCACATCCTCCTACATCACCGCCTCCTCCATTTTCTCCCCCACCACCACTATCATCTGCCCCACCTCCACCACTATCATCTCCATCCCCTCCAATATTTTCACCACCGCCTCCAACATATCCATCTCCCCCACTTCCATTCGCATCACCACCACCTCCTCCAACATTTTCACCGCCGCCCCCTCCAACATATTCATCTCCCCCACCTCCATTTGCATCACAATCACCTCCTATACAATCACCGCCACCCCCTCCAACATTTTCACCACCACCTCCATTGTCATCACCGCCTCCTCCATCTTCCCCACCTCCACCACTATCTTCTCCCCCACCTCCAACATTTTCACCACCGCCTCCTATATATCCATCTTCCCCACCTCCGTTCGCATCACCACCACCCCCTACACAATCACCCCCAACCCCTCCAACATTTTCACCGCCACCACCGTTGCCGTCTACCCCAGCTCCATCACTAATATCTCCCCCACCTCCACTACCTTCACCACCACCCCCCACACTGTCATCGCCATCGCCATCGCCACCGCCACCTCTAACATTCCCATCACCCCCTCGATATCCTTGGCCCCCTGCACCCTATTACTACAACTCACAGCCACCTCCCTCATCACTCTTGTCCCCGCCTCATTATCTTTCACCACTCATGTCCTATTATTACAAGTCCCCACCACCTCCACCTCCTTCACCTCCGCCACCAACTCCCCCTTCACATACACCACCCCCAACCTCCTACTACTAG